A genomic stretch from Xenopus laevis strain J_2021 chromosome 6S, Xenopus_laevis_v10.1, whole genome shotgun sequence includes:
- the LOC108695474 gene encoding ranBP-type and C3HC4-type zinc finger-containing protein 1, which yields MASKVPVPLPTVLMSVRAWLGAPGREAVQLQLILGPDSLRDFRLSVRGLTGTVVTDFKLSDVSYEQKSSKCHELLVPGLPGSSIQFCFDDEREAQKWWTVLSSSLRETRKDSLIQGNGGTKPPAVDKPAILGNKNVYKCLSEDAAEVSMDLCTKEDLGLHLSRAIECGDQELALKFAVALAKQKVPLQVQLKQSCYPKTEICMKVGVEDASDSVNISTYVQPHTTVAMLKQQIFREHQFHPSIQRWIIGQCLCSDDRTVASYGIKRDGDTAFLYLLTAKQMKLGVPDPYLSVNPPQPHVSALTKQRSNTLPHRPAPKPNVGQRMEHTGRVNIVDVANKLHLPMESLSLSATPPPAQAGWSCSVCTFINKPTRPGCEMCSSTRPSTYVVPEEYKPDEKERRRLQMEQDSLQQYKKALDEERSQNFQHLLQLDNEVLIPNQEPIECRICFSEVPVGGGVLLRECLHSFCRECLRQLVNCCEEPEVSCPFRDETYGCNSKLQQREIPGREVQHNIRGRQTPAQTDPFPSLSLAVGVAGGVQSLPGAGASAEGLHERLYKRDATAYEWRHCGLLQQGIPGMRKGPAEFSAEDCGIIREGLRVYTEWCRDYDKKGLRGYTDEAAGVLTQSGICGQYKVHLAQTLVQTGEAMYCPVCQIIVQKKDGCDWIRCTMCHTEICWVTKGPRWGPQGPGDTSGGCQCNVNGKKCDPRCQNCH from the exons ATGGCGAGTAAAGTGCCGGTCCCGCTGCCAACGGTGCTGATGTCGGTACGGGCCTGGCTGGGGGCCCCGGGGCGGGAGGCGGTACAATTACAGCTCATCCTGGGACCGGACAGTCTGCGCGACTTTCGCCTCTCAGTGCGGGGCCTGACGGGAACG GTTGTGACAGACTTCAAGCTGAGCGACGTCTCGTATGAGCAGAAGAGCAGCAAGTGCCACGAGTTACTGGTCCCTGGGCTCCCAGGCAGCTCCATACAGTTCTGCTTCGATGACGAGAGAGAAGCCCAGAAATGGTGGACTGTGCTGAGCAGCTCTCTGAGAGAGACACGCAAAG ATTCGCTCATTCAGGGAAATGGAGGCACCAAACCTCCTGCAGTCGATAAGCCAGCGATACTGGGGAACAAGAATGTCTATAAATGCCTTTCAGAGGATGCAGCAGAGGTGTCCATGGATTTATGCACAAAAG AAGATTTAGGCCTTCATCTGAGCAGAGCCATAGAGTGTGGAGACCAGGAGTTGGCCCTCAAGTTTGCAGTGGCGCTGGCAAAGCAGAAGGTTCCCCTTCAGGTCCAGTTAAAGCAATCCTGCTACCCGAAAACTGAAATCTG TATGAAGGTTGGGGTTGAAGACGCGTCTGATTCAGTGAACATCTCAACGTATGTTCAGCCTCACACTACCGTCGCCATGCTCAAACAACAG ATATTCCGGGAGCATCAGTTCCACCCGAGTATTCAGCGCTGGATCATTGGCCAGTGTCTGTGCTCAGATGACAGGACAGTCGCTTCCTATGGAATAAAAAGAGACGGGGATACCGCCTTTCTCTACCTATTAACAGCCAAGCAGATGAAACTCGGGGTGCCCGATCCGTATCTGAGCGTAAACCCTCCTCAGCCTCACGTCTCTGCACTTACTAAGCAAAGATCCAATACTCTTCCCCACAGGCCAGCACCAAAGCCCA ATGTCGGTCAGAGGATGGAGCACACGGGAAGGGTGAATATAGTGGACGTGGCCAATAAACTGCACTTACCAATGGAATCACTGAGTCTGTCTGCAACTCCTCCTCCTGCCCAG GCTGGCTGGTCCTGTTCCGTCTGTACCTTCATCAATAAGCCGACGAGGCCGGGCTGTGAGATGTGCAGTTCCACCAGACCCTCCACATATGTCGTCCCTGAGGAATATAAACCTGATGAGAAGGAGCGGAGGAGACTGCAGATGGAGCAGGACAGTTTGCAGCAATACAAAAAG GCTTTGGATGAGGAGAGATCCCAGAACTTTCAGCACCTGCTGCAACTGGACAACGAGGTTCTGATCCCAAACCAGGAGCCCATTGAGTGTCGGATTTGCTTCTCAGAGGTCCCAGTGGGGGGCGGTGTTCTGCTGAGAGAATGTCTGCACAGCTTCTGCAG GGAATGTTTGCGGCAACTAGTGAACTGCTGTGAGGAGCCGGAGGTTTCGTGCCCATTCAGGGATGAGACGTACGGGTGTAACAGTAAACTGCAGCAGCGGGAGATCCCGGGGCGTGAAGTGCAGCACAATATCAGGGGTCGCCAGACCCCGGCACAGACTGACCCTTTTCCCTCTCTCTCGCTGGCAGTTGGTGTCGCAGGAGGAGTACAGTCGCTTCCTGGAGCGGGGGCTAGTG CAGAGGGACTGCACGAGAGGTTATATAAGAGGGATGCGACCGCTTATGAGTGGCGGCACTGCGGGTTATTGCAGCAGGGCATTCCAGGTATGCGGAAGGGACCTGCGGAGTTTAGCGCAGAGGACTGCGGGATTATACGAGAGGGACTGCGGGTATATACAGAGTGGTGCCGGGACTATGACAAGAAGGGACTGCGGGGTTATACAGATGAGGCTGCTGGGGTTCTAACTCAGAGTGGGATTTGCGGCCAG TATAAAGTCCATTTGGCACAGACGCTGGTTCAGACGGGGGAGGCGATGTATTGTCCCGTGTGTCAGATTATTGTACAGAAGAAAGACGGATGTGACTGGATCCGCTGCACCATGTGTCACACTGAGATCTGCTGGGTGACTAAGGGCCCGCGCTGGGGGCCACAG GGGCCCGGAGACACGTCGGGAGGCTGCCAGTGTAATGTCAATGGCAAGAAGTGTGACCCCCGCTGTCAGAATTGTCACTGA
- the cyc1.S gene encoding uncharacterized protein LOC734700, with the protein MAAACLVLRRSLRGAVLQGGRTAWPVAPQANVSFSALSRGRKVALSTLGILVAGGSGLAFALHQSVKASELELHPPSYPWSHSGFLSSLDHASIRRGYQVYKQVCAACHSMEYLAFRNLIGVSHTEAEAKALAEEFEIQDGPDENGEMFLRPGKLSDYFPKPYANEEAARASNNGALPPDLSYIANARHGGEDYIFSLLTGYCDPPAGVTIREGLYYNPYFPGQAVGMAPPIYNEVLEYEDGTPATMSQVAKDVSTFLRWASEPEHDHRKRMGLKVLMISSILIPLIYYMKRHRWSVLKSRKIAYRPPK; encoded by the exons ATGGCGGCGGCGTGCCTGGTATTGCGGAGGTCGCTGCGGGGAGCAGTACTGCAGGGGGGACGGACGGCCTGGCCGGTGGCGCCTCAG GCCAACGTCTCCTTCTCGGCTCTGTCCCGGGGCAGGAAAGTGGCTCTCTCTACATTGGGTATTTTGGTCGCTGGAGGCTCCGGTCTGGCATTTGCTCTCCACCAATCAGTGAAAGCCAGTGAATTAGAGCTGCACCCGCCATCCTACCCATGGAGCCACAGCGGATTTCTCTCCTCTCTGGATCACGCCAG CATCCGCCGTGGTTACCAGGTGTACAAGCAGGTGTGTGCCGCGTGTCACAGTATGGAATACTTGGCCTTTAGGAATCTCATCGGCGTCTCCCACACTGAAGCAGAAGCCAAAGCTCTGGCCGAAGAG TTTGAGATTCAGGATGGGCCAGATGAGAATGGGGAGATGTTCCTTCGCCCCGGGAAACTGTCCGATTATTTCCCCAAGCCGTATGCCAATGAGGAGGCGGCCAGAGCTTCCAACAACGGGGCACTGCCCCCTGATCTCAGCTACATCGCCAACGCCAG gCACGGCGGTGAGGATTACATCTTCTCTCTTCTGACTGGATACTGCGACCCTCCTGCTGGCGTCACTATAAGAGAAGGACTGTATTACAACCCCTACTTCCCAGGCCAGGCCGTCGGGATGGCACCCCCTATTTATAACGAGGTTTTGGAATATGAGGATG GGACCCCGGCCACCATGTCTCAGGTTGCTAAGGACGTCTCCACATTCCTGCGTTGGGCTTCAGAACCGGAACACGACCATCGCAAGCGAATGGGCCTTAAA GTGCTGATGATCTCCTCCATCCTCATCCCTCTCATCTACTACATGAAGAGACACAGATGGAGCGTGCTGAAGTCCAGGAAGATCGCCTATAGACCCCCCAAGTAA